In Candidatus Poribacteria bacterium, the sequence CCTGAAATCCCTTAACACTGAAATTCATATAACCACATTTATGAGCGAAAAAGTTCCACCAGCAGACCGACAACGCACAATAGAGATGTTAGCGCTGTATCAGCACGAAAGCGACTCCTTAACTATCTCTCATGCGAATCCTTACATTGACATTCAGCTGGTAGAGAAGTATAATATTCGCAGAGATGGCACAGTAATTTTTGAGACACCCGGACGGCAAGAAAAGGTCACCATACTTGAAGAGCAGAAATTCACAAGTGCCATTCTCAAACTTGTCCGAAAACAGACAAAGAAAATCTATTTTACTGTTGGACATGAAGAACGTTCCTTGGACGATTTCAACAGTACAGGATATAGCGAAGTAAAAGCGGAACTCGAAAATCAGAATTATGCTGCAGTCCCCCTCTCACTCCTGACCCAACCCGCTGTTCCAGCAGATTGTGAGGTACTCGTCATTGCCGGTCCAAAAAATGATTTGACTGCCCACGAAATCGGATTGGTGTCAAGATACCTTGCACAAAACGGGAAACTGCTCCTATTGCTTGATCCATCGTTAACCTCCGCAAAAGATGTGAACAAAGGACTCGTTCAACTGATGAAAAGATGGGGGATAGCCGTAGGAAACGACTTGGTAGTTGACAGGGTCAGTTTTGTTTTCGAGCTGGGCCCCTCTGCTCCTTTCTCAAGTTTTCAACCGCACGACATCACCCGATCCGCTATGCAAGTGTCAATCCCGTTCGCGGTTACCCGCTCTGTTACACCATTGGAAGATCGCAAAGCAGCAGATAGCGCAGGAAAACCTGCACTGGATGTGAAAAGCCTCGCAAAAACTATCAATCCGACGGGTGTGAGTTGGGCAGAAACGGAGCGTGAAATCGATGAAACCTTCAATACGGAATCATACACCGCTGGATTAGATATGCCGGGGCCTATATCTATTGCAGTCGCAGCTGAAGAAAAAAATCAACCGCGCCAGCCGGATACAAGCTCTCAAAGTGGAAATACAGCAACTGAAACGACAGAAAGTCCAACCCGAATCGTTGTTTTCGGGGATTCAGACTTCGCAACAAATATCTTTTTTCGATCCGCAAGTCGCGACCTGTTTTTAGCCACAATCAATTGGCTCACATTAGAGGAAGACCTCATCGCCATCCGCCCCATTGATCTGAGGCAACAAGCCTTGCGTCGGATGGCTGTCCAAGATATCCGTCTCGTGCAGATAACCTCCGTCTTCCTTATCCCTTTAATTGTGTTCATTGGCGGGTTAGTTGTTTGGTGGCAGCGTCGCGAAGGAGGGAGCGCGTGAACTTCCGAACAACGCTTGTCATCATTGTTCTCCTCATAGGCATTGGTGGGGCGTACTACCTGTTTTTTCAGGAACCGTCAGATCAGCCGACTGAAAACGAGAAGCCTGCGATTCATCAGGTCTACGGCGTGGCACGCGATGCAGTTCAACAGGTGGAAATTGCGTTCGCAGATGCGGCCTATCAAAATCTGAAATTGGTAAAAGATACAACGGGTAACTGGCGACTCACCGCCCCATTTCAGGCAGATGCAGACAGCGAGAGCGTCAGCCAAATGTTAGATGACATCCTCAACAAAGGGATCAAGCAGACCCTTGAAGTGACGGAGTTAGCACAGTATGGACTGGATACACCGAGTATAACACTCTCGCTTTGGACAGAAGGAGATTCCTCGGCAGCAACTTTCTTTATCGGCAAAAAAGCAATTAACTTTTCTGTCTATGTCAAAGAGAAGTCGGAAAAACATATTTTTCTCATCGAATCCAGTGCCCTTGATGATCTGACGAAATCCCCGACAGACCTTCGCGACCGGTCAGTTATTAAGTTCAATCCGGCAACAGTCTCAAGTATTCAGTTTATACATAGGAATTCAGGTTCCACCGGTCAACCAAGCACAATTAATTGTGAAAAACGAGACGGGACATGGCACGTTATACATCCAATCAAAGCCGAAGCAGATGTCCAAGAAATTGAAACTTTGCTTTCGGAATTGCGTTCACTGAAAGTGTCATCCTTTGAAACTGACGGTCCTGATGCCAATGTCCTCACACGGTTAGAAAAGTCCGGTTTAGATGATCCACGTATCCAGATGAAACTCATAGATGACGATAAGACTTACATGCTTGGCATCGGTGCTTCAGTTTCCTATGAAAACGGCAGGCAGGGACGCGTCTATGCCAAGGTTGCCGTTTATCAAGATGCCATCTACACTGTGGCTGAAGACATCTATAATATTCTCAATAAATCTGTTTTTGATCTCCGGGATAAGCGGGTTATTGACTTTCAACGCATCGATACGGTTCGCATTGAAATCAAACAAGATGAGGAGACAACTGTTTGCACGAAAAACCTTGATAACATCTGGGAATTGAAAACGCCAACAGGAAAACTAAAAACAGACGCGAAGGCAGTAGACGACCTACTTTTCGGCGTAGATTCTCTTGAGGCTGTCGCATTTGTCGATGATGCTACCAAAAACCTTGCATCTTATGGATTAGCATCACCGTCAATCCGAGTTGGGTTCACGCAACGCGGTGAAGACGAGCCAGTAGTCCTACTCATCGGAGACCATACGCAGGACGGAACCGTCTATGTCAAACCTGAGCAGTCAAACCAAGTCACCCGTGTGAAACGTGATTTAATCGATAATATCGCCTTGGGGCCAGCGTGGTTACGGGATAAACAGGTCCTCAACTTCCATATTGACAACGCAATTCGGCTTACTTCGACCTTGCCTGGGGAAACACCTTTCACATGCCAACGTCTGGGGACGAACTGGCGACTCACCGCACCGGTACGCGAGGATGCAAACAACGCCGAAGTGAACGCCATCATTTACGAACTTGATAATTTGATGGTAGACGCATTTGTAGGGAACCAATCCATACCTACCGATGCTGCCACAGGTTTAGACAAACCGAACATGCAGCTGACCGTCGAGCTGCGGAACCAGAAAGTATATACTTTGCAAGTCGGAAACCAAGTAGAAGCGTCCGGGCGTTTCTACGCCCGACTTCAGCATGAACCGAATTTAATTTTTCTGCTCAATACAGAACTCATCCCAAAACTGAAAACAACACTTGAACGGGTCCGTACTTCGGAAGAGTAACGGTTGAACACTATGCAGACGTACATTATCGCAACGGCTTATTTTTTCTTCATTGTCCAACTACTCATCATTACGCGATCTTTTTTTTACGCGCGGAGCGAACGCAACGCGAGGCGACCGGACTACACACCAAAGGCAGCAATCATCGCACCGCATTACGGATGGGACGCTGACACAGCAGAACATGTCAAAGGCCTTCTACATCAAGACTACGCAGGCGCGTACGAGGTTTTCTTCGTCACACACCAAAAAGCGGATTCAGGACATGATGTCTCTTATCCACACCTCTGTGAAATTGCCGAACCGCATCCAAACATCCATGTGTTATTAGCACCGAACATCGTTGACAACAACTTACCGCGCTCACAAAAAGTACAGAACCTCATAACGGTGATAGAAAAACTCCCCGACGATATCGAAGTTATCGCATTTGTGGATGCAGATGTCGCTATTCGTGAAGACTGGTTAACGTTGCTTGTGAATCCGCTCCAAGAATCCGATATAGGGACGACTGTCGGTGGACGGTTCTATTTCCCGCAAACATGGAACATCGCGTCCCTTGTGGAATCCATCTGGGTTAACTTTCAGATGAGCATCCAGGGCGATCATCCACTCACAATGGTGTGGGGAGGTTCCAATGCCTTCCGACGTGAGATGCTCGAAAAAGCACAAATTCTTGAACGTTGGGAACAGGCAACAATCGAAGACCTTAACACGACGCTCGCCATGCAAGATGTTAAACATAAGGTGCATTTTGTCCCCGATTGTGTCGCAATAACACACACTGCCAATCGCACATGGAACCAAGTTATCGAGTTTACGAACCGCCAGATGATTATGACGTTTCACATGGGACTTTGGCGGCAATGGCTTGCGAGTCTTGTTGTGTTTCTGCCAAAAGGTCTCTTTGTGTTCGGATCAATCCCATTTCTATTCCATAGAAGAGAATTACTACCGGTCATCTTTATCCTTTTTCTCGAAGCACTCAGCTATCGGCTCTATTCCAAAAACTTACCGCGTTGGCTCCAAAACATGCCCAAGGTCCGGCAGACAATCGGCATCTCCTCCTACGTCACCTCAGTTAGCGTATTTCTCGCGGGTCTCAATGCTGTATATGCTATCTTTCAACGCAAAATCACCTGGGGTGGGGTACGATATGA encodes:
- a CDS encoding Gldg family protein — encoded protein: MPSKNVTGPLFGFLALIFGFAAVVSLLFGAKTVFWILLLFCLTALAIFTRLRFADFVNFFISRQARYGANVALSIVGVIGIAVFLNAIVVQRLDKRADLTRDQLYSLSEPTQKILKSLNTEIHITTFMSEKVPPADRQRTIEMLALYQHESDSLTISHANPYIDIQLVEKYNIRRDGTVIFETPGRQEKVTILEEQKFTSAILKLVRKQTKKIYFTVGHEERSLDDFNSTGYSEVKAELENQNYAAVPLSLLTQPAVPADCEVLVIAGPKNDLTAHEIGLVSRYLAQNGKLLLLLDPSLTSAKDVNKGLVQLMKRWGIAVGNDLVVDRVSFVFELGPSAPFSSFQPHDITRSAMQVSIPFAVTRSVTPLEDRKAADSAGKPALDVKSLAKTINPTGVSWAETEREIDETFNTESYTAGLDMPGPISIAVAAEEKNQPRQPDTSSQSGNTATETTESPTRIVVFGDSDFATNIFFRSASRDLFLATINWLTLEEDLIAIRPIDLRQQALRRMAVQDIRLVQITSVFLIPLIVFIGGLVVWWQRREGGSA
- a CDS encoding glycosyltransferase family 2 protein; translation: MQTYIIATAYFFFIVQLLIITRSFFYARSERNARRPDYTPKAAIIAPHYGWDADTAEHVKGLLHQDYAGAYEVFFVTHQKADSGHDVSYPHLCEIAEPHPNIHVLLAPNIVDNNLPRSQKVQNLITVIEKLPDDIEVIAFVDADVAIREDWLTLLVNPLQESDIGTTVGGRFYFPQTWNIASLVESIWVNFQMSIQGDHPLTMVWGGSNAFRREMLEKAQILERWEQATIEDLNTTLAMQDVKHKVHFVPDCVAITHTANRTWNQVIEFTNRQMIMTFHMGLWRQWLASLVVFLPKGLFVFGSIPFLFHRRELLPVIFILFLEALSYRLYSKNLPRWLQNMPKVRQTIGISSYVTSVSVFLAGLNAVYAIFQRKITWGGVRYEILSATKCRVLGAVKRKQKDNA
- a CDS encoding DUF4340 domain-containing protein, translating into MNFRTTLVIIVLLIGIGGAYYLFFQEPSDQPTENEKPAIHQVYGVARDAVQQVEIAFADAAYQNLKLVKDTTGNWRLTAPFQADADSESVSQMLDDILNKGIKQTLEVTELAQYGLDTPSITLSLWTEGDSSAATFFIGKKAINFSVYVKEKSEKHIFLIESSALDDLTKSPTDLRDRSVIKFNPATVSSIQFIHRNSGSTGQPSTINCEKRDGTWHVIHPIKAEADVQEIETLLSELRSLKVSSFETDGPDANVLTRLEKSGLDDPRIQMKLIDDDKTYMLGIGASVSYENGRQGRVYAKVAVYQDAIYTVAEDIYNILNKSVFDLRDKRVIDFQRIDTVRIEIKQDEETTVCTKNLDNIWELKTPTGKLKTDAKAVDDLLFGVDSLEAVAFVDDATKNLASYGLASPSIRVGFTQRGEDEPVVLLIGDHTQDGTVYVKPEQSNQVTRVKRDLIDNIALGPAWLRDKQVLNFHIDNAIRLTSTLPGETPFTCQRLGTNWRLTAPVREDANNAEVNAIIYELDNLMVDAFVGNQSIPTDAATGLDKPNMQLTVELRNQKVYTLQVGNQVEASGRFYARLQHEPNLIFLLNTELIPKLKTTLERVRTSEE